The genome window CCGATGGATGATCAGCCGGGTAGTTGGAAGTGTCAAAGTAGCGGTCCACGTCTGGTGCGATGTCCTCGTAGAAATCTTCGGTCTCGATTTCATAAAGTAGCGAGTCTGTGTCCGTCATACAGAGCTTCGCTTTGTCTCCGTACTTTTTCTTGATGTAATTGTAGTGAAAGTCGTACATCATCGTCTTTGCGATATCCAGGATGCTCGCTCCGAGATATATCGGTTTGTTGAAGTACAGCGAGGTTTTCTTCATGTGAACGGCTACGAGGTTTTCGTCAAAGATGGTGAATCGGTCGTAGGTAGGTTTGGCGGTTAACTTGCGCGCTTCATCTCGGGTGGTCACGAGATGAATGACCACTCTGTTTCTGATGTTTTCTATCGTTTTTCCAAAGACGCTGTTGTTCATCAACTTGAAGAAATCCTTCTCAAACTCCGATTCAGCTTTTGTTCGAAGACTGGTATTCTTGTCGATGTACGATTTCATGAAGGCTTCCTCTCGGTATTTTATCCCTCGGTGAACCTTGGTCAGTTTGAGTCCAAGCTCCAAGCACTGCTTCAGAGCCACGTGGTGGATAACGTACTTTTCCTTGTCGTTCAGATTCGGAATTAGTTTTTCCACTTTGTTCACGATCAGTCTTTCTGGAGCTAGGGGAAAGTCGTTGTGAAGGTCGTGCAGCTCTTTGGGATATTCCAGATTCACTTCAAGGGTGCACGGGATTTTGCGCCAATTGTCTAGTTCTTTCGACGTCATCCACTCAAAGCCACCGACCGGAAGCTTTTGACTCATGGCCCATCCGTAAAGGTTGTTGTTGTCAACGTACTCGATGTACTTGGAGGGCTTGCTCGGATCGTAATCGTCGCCCATGTACTTGTTGTTGGCTTTGACGTATCTGGTAGGTATCAAGCAAACCCCTCCCTTTATGTTCTTTTCAAAGAACAGAATCATGTCGTAATCAGTGAGAAGTTCCAGACATACGCCCGTCGTTTTCAGCATGGCGTCGTAAGAAAGTCCGGGAGCCGTATAGTACCAACAAGGATCCAGTTCGTAGTTTTCAGACtagtttttctgaaattttcgaacATGTCGGCTAGAAGGAGAACGTCCGTCTTAAGATACAGATCGTGGTACTCCCTCATGGTTTTCATTCCGAAGGTATCCCAAACATTCCGCGCGTGCTGGTAATCTTCGTCGGAGAGTTCCACA of Amphiura filiformis chromosome 14, Afil_fr2py, whole genome shotgun sequence contains these proteins:
- the LOC140170517 gene encoding uncharacterized protein; protein product: MILFFEKNIKGGVCLIPTRYVKANNKYMGDDYDPSKPSKYIEYVDNNNLYGWAMSQKLPVGGFEWMTSKELDNWRKIPCTLEVNLEYPKELHDLHNDFPLAPERLIVNKVEKLIPNLNDKEKYVIHHVALKQCLELGLKLTKVHRGIKYREEAFMKSYIDKNTSLRTKAESEFEKDFFKLMNNSVFGKTIENIRNRVVIHLVTTRDEARKLTAKPTYDRFTIFDENLVAVHMKKTSLYFNKPIYLGASILDIAKTMMYDFHYNYIKKKYGDKAKLCMTDTDSLLYEIETEDFYEDIAPDVDRYFDTSNYPADHPSGIPTGKNKKVPGKFKDEAGGKQIAEFVGLRPKLYSFRMYEGNDEKRCKGIKKAVVERRITFDDYKQCLTDKKPQTRKMNVIRSYNHDIYTETVNKVALDVNDDKRIIHEDGIHTHAIEHYAVKLE